The following proteins are co-located in the Fusobacteria bacterium ZRK30 genome:
- a CDS encoding sulfatase-like hydrolase/transferase codes for MVKEKVGLVKYIVYQYLLLLILITINKLLFVYVNIPLKERGDLRDYIGSFEYGLIFDSALSSYILLGSLAVYILYKVLSVIRLGIIGRCLHHLYSFIIGLIFFTIMILDIWYYNTFTHHADITVFGYTGHMHEIWSTFWVEYPVIKIILWILLTVIIYTACSIINFNKVSNRNLEFNFLEVIKSSIVIIVAVPIFVISARGGITGATLTWGRAEFSQNYFANQIALNGVFALLQSVDVNRNMKSSNADSVKKRFSSEELKTNMRGYLTQSQDTYLPGKNILRRVTDTQKPIIKPNVVMVLMESFMGVNIGALGFEPDLTPNYNKLAEEGIIFKNIYSTGKRSNRGVVSAITGYPSSYGQALIKKSIVGRRTFYSIPDILKNRGYNTSFYYGGDIEFDNMKAFLVRSGIDEISDVKSFSREDRTIAWGVPDDKVFDKMSYDLKRMKQPFFTEVFTLSNHSPYDVPEKFKTHSGKKYPMMYKKYDGVAFADYAIGRFTDSVKNEEWAKNTIFIFVADHGANRSVPVEIDWKKFTNPLLIWSPNKQLIRPQVIEALGSQADILPTLMGILGGKYEHSTWGQNLFLKDNKKEFAYVVDTQYVGVIDKDYIYIEDIIGKKDKLLNKKDNKVVKGVDLENYRKKTRTFLELSIEQEKEGTFGKENQQLN; via the coding sequence ATGGTAAAAGAAAAAGTTGGATTAGTTAAGTATATAGTTTATCAGTATTTGTTGCTTTTAATTTTGATAACGATAAATAAATTATTATTTGTATATGTAAACATTCCTTTAAAAGAAAGAGGAGATCTCAGGGATTATATCGGAAGTTTTGAATATGGGTTGATATTTGACAGTGCTCTGAGTTCCTATATTCTTTTAGGGTCGTTAGCTGTATATATTCTATATAAAGTTTTGTCTGTAATAAGATTGGGGATAATTGGTAGGTGTTTACACCATCTGTATTCTTTTATAATAGGACTTATTTTCTTTACTATAATGATATTGGATATCTGGTATTATAATACGTTTACCCATCATGCTGATATTACAGTTTTTGGATATACAGGTCATATGCATGAAATTTGGTCAACGTTTTGGGTGGAATATCCTGTTATAAAGATTATTCTATGGATTTTGTTGACGGTTATAATCTATACCGCTTGTTCAATAATTAATTTTAATAAGGTGAGTAATAGGAATCTAGAATTTAATTTTTTAGAGGTAATAAAATCTTCTATAGTTATTATTGTGGCTGTACCTATTTTTGTAATAAGTGCCAGAGGGGGAATAACAGGGGCTACCCTTACATGGGGAAGGGCTGAGTTCTCTCAGAATTATTTTGCTAACCAAATAGCACTTAATGGGGTATTTGCACTATTGCAGTCGGTGGATGTAAACAGGAACATGAAATCAAGCAATGCTGACTCTGTAAAAAAGAGATTTTCTTCAGAGGAGCTAAAAACTAATATGAGGGGTTATCTGACTCAGTCACAGGATACCTATCTGCCTGGAAAAAATATATTGAGAAGGGTTACTGATACACAAAAACCTATAATAAAGCCTAATGTGGTGATGGTTCTTATGGAGAGTTTTATGGGAGTAAATATAGGAGCTTTGGGGTTCGAACCAGATCTAACACCTAACTATAACAAGTTGGCTGAAGAGGGAATTATTTTTAAAAATATTTACTCCACTGGGAAAAGGTCTAATAGAGGAGTAGTCAGTGCGATAACTGGATACCCGTCTAGTTATGGACAAGCTTTGATAAAAAAATCTATAGTGGGCAGAAGAACTTTTTACTCTATCCCTGATATATTAAAAAATCGTGGGTATAACACCAGTTTCTATTATGGTGGAGATATTGAATTTGACAATATGAAGGCGTTTTTAGTAAGGAGTGGTATTGATGAAATATCCGATGTAAAAAGTTTTTCCAGAGAGGATAGAACTATCGCCTGGGGAGTCCCTGATGACAAGGTCTTTGATAAGATGAGTTATGATCTAAAGAGGATGAAACAGCCTTTTTTTACAGAAGTATTTACCTTAAGTAATCATTCGCCCTATGATGTCCCGGAAAAATTCAAAACTCATAGTGGAAAAAAGTATCCAATGATGTATAAAAAGTATGATGGCGTTGCTTTTGCAGACTATGCCATTGGCAGGTTTACAGATTCTGTCAAGAACGAAGAATGGGCTAAAAATACTATATTTATATTTGTGGCAGATCATGGGGCAAATAGGAGTGTGCCAGTTGAAATAGATTGGAAAAAATTTACTAATCCACTATTAATATGGAGTCCTAATAAACAATTGATAAGACCTCAGGTTATAGAAGCTTTGGGTTCCCAAGCAGATATATTACCAACTCTTATGGGGATATTAGGTGGTAAATATGAACATTCTACATGGGGACAAAATTTATTTTTAAAAGATAATAAAAAAGAGTTTGCTTATGTAGTTGACACTCAGTATGTAGGTGTTATAGATAAAGATTATATCTATATAGAGGATATAATCGGGAAAAAAGACAAACTTTTAAATAAAAAAGATAATAAAGTAGTAAAAGGTGTAGATTTAGAAAATTATAGAAAAAAAACCAGAACATTTTTGGAGTTATCTATAGAACAGGAAAAAGAAGGGACTTTTGGTAAAGAAAATCAACAATTAAATTAA
- a CDS encoding ATPase, protein MFNSLIFGDEVKSFLKNELKQNKESGTYLFYGDKGIDLLGLAISFTMAMNCPELENNYCGVCEVCKKIKHGNYADLEIVGLLQGESKVGIDKIKNTIYKASSSSYEGRKKVFIIKDIESMNKYSANALLKIMEEPPKGTFFILISNTLNVLSTILSRSIVVKIDKPSAEALGVTEKVYDFFMGNMEEILEWKEERFDLNEIRSYSVLGEDLNLHLAEKTLKYKINLLKGIDDYIYNIGRIKKSEKLSIVFDLLSTLQDDKLVENKSHERKIIEELMHIFIVRLKTPKYTEKLIELKQGLRHNINTQAALTLFFLSF, encoded by the coding sequence ATGTTTAATAGTTTGATTTTTGGAGATGAAGTAAAATCATTTCTAAAAAATGAATTGAAACAAAATAAGGAATCGGGGACCTATCTTTTCTACGGGGATAAGGGAATAGATCTGTTGGGATTAGCGATATCATTCACCATGGCTATGAACTGCCCGGAGTTAGAAAATAACTATTGTGGTGTCTGTGAAGTCTGTAAAAAGATAAAACATGGAAACTATGCCGACCTGGAGATTGTTGGTCTTTTACAGGGAGAGAGCAAAGTAGGGATAGATAAGATAAAAAATACCATATATAAGGCTTCCAGTTCTAGTTATGAGGGAAGAAAAAAAGTTTTTATTATAAAGGATATTGAGAGTATGAATAAATATTCTGCAAATGCTCTTTTAAAGATAATGGAAGAACCTCCTAAGGGAACATTTTTTATCCTTATATCTAATACTTTAAATGTTTTATCGACTATTTTATCCAGATCTATTGTGGTAAAGATTGATAAACCCTCTGCTGAAGCTTTAGGGGTGACTGAGAAAGTATATGATTTTTTTATGGGGAATATGGAAGAAATATTGGAGTGGAAGGAGGAAAGGTTTGATCTCAATGAGATTAGATCTTACTCTGTCTTAGGTGAGGATCTCAATTTACATCTTGCAGAAAAAACTTTAAAATATAAGATCAACCTATTAAAGGGAATAGACGATTATATATATAATATAGGAAGGATAAAAAAATCAGAAAAACTTTCTATAGTTTTTGACTTGTTATCTACTTTACAGGATGATAAACTGGTAGAAAATAAATCTCATGAGAGAAAGATAATTGAAGAATTGATGCATATATTCATAGTGAGATTAAAAACTCCTAAATACACAGAAAAATTGATAGAGTTGAAACAGGGGCTGAGGCATAATATTAATACCCAGGCAGCATTAACTTTGTTTTTTCTGAGTTTTTAG
- a CDS encoding rod shape-determining protein: MSFPGFKFQKSIGIDLGTANTLVYNKQKEEIVLNEPSVVAVDRETKKVLAVGKEAKDMLGKTPDHIMAVRPLREGVIADYDITEAMIKYFIKKVFGKLNMVLPEVMICVPIEVTGVEKRAVLEAAISAGAKRAYLIEEARAAALGAGIDISAPEGNMIVDIGGGSTDIAVISLGGTIVSKSIRIAGNNFDEDIIKYIKRRHNLLIGEKTAEEIKIKIGTAIPLEEDETMIIKGRDLMTGLPKPLEISSSEVLDAIKDSLDAIVTSVKQVLEKTPPELSADIVDKGIVMAGGGSKIRNFPELLAKNTLLNVVLADNALESVVLGAGLALDKLAVLRKIEKAER; this comes from the coding sequence ATGAGTTTTCCAGGCTTTAAATTTCAAAAGAGTATAGGGATAGATCTTGGAACTGCAAATACATTGGTATACAATAAGCAAAAAGAAGAGATTGTTTTGAATGAACCATCTGTAGTAGCTGTAGACAGAGAAACAAAGAAGGTCTTAGCAGTAGGAAAAGAAGCAAAGGATATGTTAGGGAAAACGCCTGATCATATAATGGCAGTAAGACCACTCCGAGAGGGAGTTATAGCTGATTACGATATAACAGAAGCGATGATAAAATATTTTATAAAGAAAGTATTCGGTAAGTTAAATATGGTGTTGCCAGAAGTAATGATCTGTGTCCCTATTGAAGTAACCGGAGTAGAAAAAAGAGCTGTATTGGAAGCTGCAATTTCAGCAGGAGCAAAGAGAGCGTATTTAATAGAGGAAGCCAGAGCGGCGGCTTTAGGAGCAGGGATAGATATCTCGGCACCTGAGGGAAATATGATAGTAGATATTGGTGGAGGATCTACAGATATAGCTGTAATTTCACTGGGAGGAACTATTGTAAGTAAATCTATTAGGATTGCAGGAAATAACTTCGATGAGGATATCATTAAATATATAAAGAGAAGACATAATCTGTTGATCGGGGAAAAAACTGCTGAAGAGATTAAGATCAAGATAGGTACTGCAATTCCTTTAGAAGAGGATGAAACGATGATAATTAAAGGAAGAGACCTTATGACTGGATTACCAAAACCATTAGAGATAAGTTCAAGTGAAGTATTGGATGCCATAAAAGATTCCTTAGATGCTATAGTAACCAGTGTTAAGCAGGTATTGGAAAAAACACCACCAGAATTATCAGCTGATATAGTAGATAAGGGGATAGTTATGGCAGGTGGAGGATCGAAGATTAGAAACTTCCCGGAACTGCTGGCTAAAAACACCCTTTTAAATGTAGTTTTAGCTGACAATGCTTTGGAATCTGTGGTGCTAGGAGCTGGATTGGCCCTGGATAAACTAGCTGTTCTTAGAAAAATTGAGAAGGCTGAAAGATAA
- a CDS encoding Mini-ribonuclease 3-like protein, with product MDNIRIKELNGLALAYLGDAVWELRLREKFIARNLKVKDLNKLVKAHVSAVAQSKIYLSIVDELEDEYRACARRARNSKISTFPKSCTMKEYKNATAFEALIAMCYINKREDIIEGIIENYVFEKKNDEK from the coding sequence ATGGACAATATAAGAATAAAGGAATTAAATGGATTAGCGCTGGCGTACTTAGGAGATGCTGTATGGGAACTGAGACTTAGGGAAAAATTTATAGCAAGAAATCTTAAAGTAAAAGATCTAAATAAATTGGTCAAGGCTCACGTAAGTGCTGTGGCACAGAGTAAGATATATTTAAGTATCGTAGATGAATTAGAAGATGAATATAGAGCTTGTGCCAGAAGAGCCAGAAATTCAAAAATTTCAACTTTTCCAAAATCATGTACTATGAAGGAATATAAAAACGCAACAGCATTTGAAGCGTTGATTGCCATGTGTTATATAAATAAAAGGGAAGATATAATAGAGGGAATTATAGAAAATTATGTATTTGAAAAGAAAAATGATGAGAAATAA
- the cysS gene encoding cysteine--tRNA ligase, producing the protein MIKIHNTLTKKLEEFIPIEPGMVKMYVCGPTVYNYIHIGNARPAIFFDTVRRYFEYRDYKVTYVQNFTDVDDKMIEKANAEGVTVKDIADKYIEAYLKDTKKVNLKEEGMIRPKATDHIKEMIRSIKILESKGYAYESHGDVYFDVEKYKENYGELSGQKIEDLKAGARIEITDIKKSSVDFALWKTAKEGELSWGSPWGKGRPGWHIECSAMSEKYLGASFDIHGGGQDLIFPHHENEIAQSKCSYGGDYARYWIHNGYINIKGEKMSKSKGNFFLLREILEDYEGKVVRFFMLSSHYRKPIDFSEIELNMAKSAINRIENSMLAMLEKLDTENSVDGSDGMELKAVLESSKIRFVEAMDEDFNTAQAIGVLFELIKEANKSMEQKLSNAGKEVLKDVYTFIKTTLIDVLGVEIVVEKQIKDLTTELTELLKQIGIENPLGESTKNSTVELIEFLIEQRKTAKKDKNFALSDEIRDKMAEIGVKIKDGREKTTWTI; encoded by the coding sequence ATGATTAAGATACACAATACACTTACTAAAAAATTGGAAGAATTTATTCCTATAGAACCTGGTATGGTGAAGATGTATGTTTGTGGACCAACAGTATACAACTATATCCATATAGGAAATGCAAGACCTGCTATCTTTTTTGACACAGTGAGAAGATACTTTGAATATAGAGATTATAAAGTTACATATGTACAAAATTTTACAGATGTAGATGACAAGATGATAGAAAAAGCTAATGCTGAAGGGGTAACGGTAAAAGATATAGCTGACAAATATATCGAAGCTTATCTAAAAGATACAAAAAAAGTAAACCTAAAGGAAGAGGGGATGATAAGACCTAAGGCTACCGACCATATCAAAGAGATGATAAGATCTATCAAGATATTGGAAAGTAAGGGATACGCTTATGAATCTCACGGAGATGTATATTTTGATGTAGAGAAATATAAGGAAAACTATGGTGAATTATCCGGGCAAAAAATTGAAGATTTAAAAGCTGGAGCCAGAATAGAGATCACCGACATAAAAAAATCGTCTGTGGATTTTGCTCTGTGGAAGACAGCAAAAGAAGGGGAACTTTCTTGGGGATCACCTTGGGGTAAAGGTAGACCGGGATGGCATATTGAGTGTAGTGCAATGAGTGAAAAATATTTAGGAGCATCATTTGATATCCATGGTGGAGGACAGGACCTTATATTCCCCCATCATGAAAACGAGATAGCTCAATCAAAATGTTCTTATGGTGGAGACTATGCCAGATACTGGATTCATAATGGATACATCAACATCAAAGGGGAAAAAATGTCTAAGTCTAAAGGGAACTTTTTCCTGCTTCGTGAAATCTTAGAGGATTATGAAGGGAAAGTTGTTAGATTTTTCATGCTTTCATCTCATTATAGAAAACCAATTGATTTTTCAGAAATAGAATTAAATATGGCTAAGAGTGCAATAAACAGGATTGAAAACAGTATGCTGGCTATGCTGGAAAAATTAGATACTGAAAATTCAGTTGATGGCAGTGACGGGATGGAATTAAAGGCTGTTTTAGAGAGTTCTAAAATAAGATTTGTAGAAGCTATGGATGAGGATTTCAACACTGCCCAGGCTATAGGTGTATTATTTGAACTTATAAAAGAAGCTAATAAATCTATGGAGCAGAAACTGAGTAATGCAGGGAAGGAAGTCTTAAAAGATGTGTATACATTTATAAAAACAACTTTAATAGATGTATTAGGAGTGGAGATCGTAGTTGAAAAGCAGATCAAAGACCTGACTACAGAGTTGACGGAACTCCTAAAACAAATTGGGATAGAAAATCCTTTAGGAGAAAGTACAAAAAATTCAACTGTTGAATTAATTGAATTTTTAATAGAACAGAGAAAAACTGCTAAAAAAGATAAAAACTTTGCTTTATCGGACGAAATTAGAGATAAGATGGCTGAGATTGGTGTAAAAATAAAGGACGGAAGGGAAAAAACTACATGGACAATATAA
- a CDS encoding nitrilase — MKLAVAQINPTLGNVEKNKIKMISYIESAIKKGMELVVFPELSLTGYLLEELTYDVAGIPEEFYELSKKISILFGGIEESRDYYYYNSAFYLEDGKLQHTHRKVYLPTYGLFDEGRYLKSGNEIKAFDTKFGRFGILICEDAWHLSNPYVLSMDGADYVFTLANSPSRGAQESKLSPNQTWDEMMKTYSKLLTSFYIFAHRVGYEDGVNFFGGSRVYSPNGDVLGEAKSFEEEMIVVELDKRDLRRSRINNPVMRDEKPGLVMKSLKRING, encoded by the coding sequence ATGAAATTAGCAGTAGCACAAATAAATCCAACACTTGGGAATGTAGAGAAAAATAAGATAAAGATGATATCATATATAGAGAGTGCTATAAAAAAAGGCATGGAACTGGTAGTTTTTCCGGAACTATCTTTGACCGGGTACCTCCTGGAAGAGTTGACCTATGATGTGGCAGGGATCCCAGAAGAGTTTTATGAGCTGAGCAAAAAGATAAGTATTTTGTTTGGTGGTATAGAGGAAAGCAGGGATTACTATTACTATAATTCAGCCTTCTATTTAGAGGATGGAAAGTTGCAGCATACTCACAGAAAAGTATATCTGCCTACCTATGGTCTTTTTGATGAGGGAAGATATTTAAAGTCTGGAAATGAAATAAAAGCATTTGATACGAAATTTGGTAGATTTGGTATTTTGATATGTGAAGATGCCTGGCATCTTTCAAACCCTTATGTGTTGAGTATGGATGGAGCTGACTATGTATTTACCTTGGCAAACAGTCCGTCAAGGGGAGCTCAAGAGTCAAAATTGTCTCCTAACCAGACTTGGGATGAGATGATGAAGACTTACTCTAAATTACTCACAAGTTTTTATATCTTTGCCCACAGGGTAGGATATGAAGATGGGGTAAATTTTTTTGGGGGATCCAGGGTATATTCTCCAAATGGGGATGTTTTAGGTGAAGCTAAAAGTTTTGAAGAGGAAATGATAGTAGTGGAGTTAGATAAGAGAGATTTGAGAAGATCCAGGATAAATAACCCTGTGATGAGAGATGAAAAACCAGGATTGGTTATGAAAAGTTTAAAAAGAATAAATGGATAA
- the ispD gene encoding 2-C-methyl-D-erythritol 4-phosphate cytidylyltransferase, with translation MHSSNAEIDYYYIVAAAGVGKRMGLDYPKQFLEVGGKPIFIKTLEVIEKNHRVTGIVVVTNKEYISEVKKMCETFKINKVIDVVSGGKERQDSIYNALEYLPKESIIGVQDGVRPFIEDRYIEDSYTKLMKETNLDGIVVGVPVKDTIKVVNSKGEVVETPKRDQLFAAQTPQVFRGEILHSSYEQAKKQKFLGTDDSSLVEKAGGSVGIILGSYENIKITTPEDLLIFSKENIN, from the coding sequence ATGCACAGTAGTAACGCTGAAATAGATTATTATTATATAGTGGCAGCAGCAGGAGTTGGAAAGAGGATGGGACTCGACTACCCCAAGCAGTTTTTAGAGGTAGGCGGAAAACCAATATTTATAAAAACTCTGGAAGTGATTGAAAAAAATCACAGGGTAACAGGAATTGTAGTTGTAACCAATAAAGAATATATTTCTGAAGTGAAAAAGATGTGTGAAACATTTAAAATAAATAAGGTAATAGATGTGGTTAGTGGTGGAAAGGAAAGGCAGGATTCTATCTATAATGCATTGGAGTACCTTCCAAAAGAGAGTATAATTGGAGTTCAGGATGGAGTAAGACCATTTATAGAGGATAGATATATAGAAGATTCTTATACTAAACTCATGAAGGAAACTAATTTGGATGGTATAGTTGTAGGAGTACCTGTAAAAGACACTATAAAGGTAGTGAATTCAAAAGGTGAGGTAGTAGAGACTCCTAAAAGAGATCAGCTTTTTGCAGCCCAGACTCCTCAGGTATTTAGAGGTGAAATCCTGCACAGTAGTTATGAACAGGCGAAAAAACAAAAGTTTTTAGGAACAGACGATTCATCTTTGGTAGAAAAAGCCGGAGGATCTGTGGGGATTATCTTGGGGAGTTATGAAAATATAAAAATAACTACACCGGAAGACCTATTAATTTTTTCTAAAGAAAATATAAATTAG
- a CDS encoding endonuclease MutS2, with protein sequence MNEHSLSVLEFDKVKENISEYAILDETKGKILDVIPMKDINSIKKELENVQDFMDMLKYDGGIELSEIKNILVYLKKTSLIGTYLDVEDLYHTARNLRVFRVIKTKFEELEGKYRGLYMRFKDIPTYKGLEELIEAVIDNQKEIKDTASLDLKDIRYSKKLIQNNIKRKFDDLISNPSYAKAIQEKIVTVRDGRSVIPVKTDFKGQIKGIEHDRSSSGQTVFIEPISVVSLNNKMRELEVREREEIRKILLRLTDNLRANLDGLMEVGETLLVLDYLNAKCSYGLDNKCIIPKLNQREYISIVEGRHPLINPREVVPLTFELGKNYNSLLITGPNTGGKTVALKTAGLLTVMTLSGIPITASDKTDIGYFSGVYADIGDEQSIEQNLSSFSAHLKNIQTILVGVTKASLVLLDELGSGTDPIEGSAFAMAVIDYLKEKKCKSMISTHYSEVKAHGYNEDGIETASMEFDPETLSPTYRLLMGIPGESNALTIAKRLGILPEVIEKAKSYISDEDKKVEGMITNIKEQSDELEKANEEVKQLKSEAEKLKEQYAEKVRTLEKEKEEILEKAYKESEQMMKNMQAKAKALVDKIQREDNKKAEVKDVQKSLNMLRNSMVEEKKRKLMMKPKVIRKISYGVGDKVFVKSLKQHAVILRLFMNKDQAQVQAGILKMVVSLEDIGIMKDEKKKTYTKMHSHKGSSATYKIDLRGQMVDEAINELENYMDRATLNGYTDIQVVHGKGTGQLRKGIQEYLRTCRYVASFRDANMNEGGLGCTVVTLK encoded by the coding sequence ATGAATGAACACAGTTTAAGCGTATTGGAATTTGATAAGGTAAAGGAAAACATAAGTGAATATGCTATTTTGGATGAAACTAAGGGGAAAATATTAGATGTTATTCCTATGAAAGATATAAATAGTATAAAGAAAGAATTAGAGAATGTACAAGATTTTATGGACATGCTGAAGTATGACGGTGGTATTGAACTGTCGGAGATAAAAAATATATTGGTCTATTTAAAGAAAACCAGTCTTATAGGAACTTATTTAGATGTAGAGGATCTCTATCATACTGCCAGAAATTTAAGGGTATTCAGAGTGATAAAAACTAAATTTGAAGAATTAGAGGGGAAATACAGAGGACTCTATATGAGGTTTAAAGATATACCTACATATAAGGGACTAGAAGAGTTGATTGAGGCAGTTATCGATAACCAGAAAGAAATAAAAGATACAGCCTCTCTGGATCTAAAAGATATCAGGTATAGTAAAAAATTAATTCAAAACAACATCAAAAGAAAATTTGATGATCTTATTTCAAATCCATCATATGCCAAGGCTATCCAAGAAAAGATAGTAACGGTGAGAGATGGTAGAAGTGTAATACCTGTAAAAACGGATTTTAAAGGTCAGATTAAAGGAATAGAGCATGACAGGTCATCTAGCGGGCAGACAGTATTTATAGAGCCTATAAGTGTGGTTTCACTGAACAATAAGATGAGAGAACTAGAGGTAAGGGAAAGAGAGGAGATAAGGAAGATCCTATTGAGACTTACTGACAATCTGAGAGCTAATCTAGATGGGTTGATGGAAGTAGGAGAAACTCTTTTAGTTTTAGACTATTTAAATGCTAAGTGTAGTTATGGATTGGATAATAAATGTATAATCCCTAAATTAAATCAGAGGGAATATATCTCCATTGTAGAGGGAAGACATCCATTGATCAATCCCAGAGAAGTTGTGCCTTTAACTTTTGAATTAGGAAAAAATTATAATAGTCTATTGATTACAGGGCCCAATACCGGTGGTAAAACAGTAGCTTTAAAAACAGCAGGATTATTGACTGTGATGACGTTATCCGGAATACCGATTACAGCCAGTGATAAAACAGATATAGGGTACTTTAGTGGTGTCTATGCTGATATAGGTGATGAACAGAGTATTGAACAGAATCTGTCATCTTTTTCGGCACATCTAAAAAATATTCAAACTATCCTGGTAGGAGTTACTAAGGCAAGTTTAGTATTACTAGATGAGTTAGGTTCAGGAACAGACCCCATAGAGGGATCGGCGTTTGCCATGGCAGTGATAGATTATCTCAAGGAAAAAAAGTGCAAATCAATGATATCTACCCATTATAGTGAGGTAAAAGCTCATGGATACAACGAGGATGGGATTGAAACAGCATCTATGGAATTTGATCCTGAGACACTGTCACCTACTTATAGATTACTCATGGGAATTCCAGGGGAGAGTAATGCTCTGACTATTGCCAAAAGATTGGGAATACTTCCTGAAGTGATTGAAAAAGCCAAAAGTTATATCAGCGATGAGGATAAAAAAGTAGAGGGAATGATAACTAATATAAAGGAACAATCAGATGAACTGGAAAAAGCCAATGAAGAGGTAAAACAGTTAAAGTCTGAAGCTGAAAAGCTAAAGGAACAGTATGCTGAAAAAGTAAGAACATTGGAAAAAGAAAAAGAAGAGATACTGGAAAAAGCATATAAAGAGTCGGAACAGATGATGAAAAATATGCAGGCTAAGGCAAAAGCTCTGGTTGACAAGATTCAAAGGGAAGACAATAAAAAAGCCGAGGTAAAGGATGTTCAAAAAAGTTTGAATATGCTTAGAAACTCCATGGTAGAAGAGAAAAAGAGAAAATTAATGATGAAACCAAAAGTTATCAGAAAGATATCTTACGGGGTAGGAGACAAGGTCTTTGTAAAGAGTTTAAAACAGCACGCAGTTATCCTTCGTCTATTTATGAATAAGGATCAAGCTCAAGTACAGGCAGGAATCCTAAAGATGGTAGTTTCACTAGAAGATATAGGAATAATGAAGGATGAGAAGAAAAAAACATACACTAAGATGCACAGCCATAAAGGAAGCAGCGCTACCTACAAGATCGACCTGAGAGGTCAGATGGTAGATGAAGCAATAAATGAATTGGAAAACTATATGGATAGAGCTACATTGAATGGATACACTGATATTCAGGTAGTTCATGGAAAGGGAACTGGACAACTAAGAAAGGGAATCCAGGAATATCTTAGAACATGTAGATATGTAGCCAGTTTTAGAGATGCAAATATGAATGAAGGTGGATTAGGATGCACAGTAGTAACGCTGAAATAG
- the rpmB gene encoding 50S ribosomal protein L28, with amino-acid sequence MKRCEITGKGMTFGHSISHAHNMNKRIWKPNLQTVKVEINGQLTKVKVCVKMLRSLKAADSVEVARILKKNAATLSPRINKVLSK; translated from the coding sequence ATGAAAAGATGTGAAATCACTGGTAAAGGTATGACTTTCGGACACAGTATCTCTCACGCTCATAACATGAACAAGAGAATATGGAAGCCAAACTTACAAACAGTTAAAGTTGAAATCAACGGTCAATTAACTAAAGTAAAAGTTTGTGTTAAAATGTTAAGATCTTTAAAAGCTGCAGATTCAGTTGAAGTTGCTAGAATTTTAAAGAAAAATGCCGCTACTTTAAGCCCAAGAATAAACAAGGTTTTAAGCAAGTAA
- a CDS encoding DUF2721 domain-containing protein: MNYVIPALLFSGISMFFNGYTIRYLNLSQLIRDFHNQPDKNCNIKAQISNFRLRVKYIKWIQFFSVFSLFLATLSTFTIFFEYIQIGWILFTTSIISFLISLIISALEIKISTIALNISLKDGGGPRCS; the protein is encoded by the coding sequence ATGAACTATGTTATTCCAGCATTGTTATTTTCAGGAATTTCTATGTTTTTCAATGGTTATACCATTAGATATTTAAATCTGTCTCAATTGATCAGAGATTTTCATAACCAGCCGGACAAAAATTGTAATATCAAAGCCCAAATTTCAAATTTTAGACTACGGGTAAAATATATTAAATGGATACAATTTTTTTCTGTATTTTCATTGTTTTTGGCTACCCTTTCTACATTTACTATTTTTTTTGAATATATTCAGATAGGATGGATTTTATTTACCACTTCCATCATTAGTTTTTTAATATCTCTCATTATTTCTGCCCTAGAAATTAAAATTTCTACAATAGCTTTAAACATTTCCTTAAAAGATGGAGGCGGTCCAAGATGCAGTTAA